The genomic segment CGATTGTGTAGGACTGCATGTGCGACAAGATATTCGCATACGTCTCGCAGCTGCAATGCTCCCTGGTGTTCCGTGGGGCATCTGCCGGACGGTATGAGAGCGGCGGGGCGACGCCGCCGAACGCCCGAAGTCCGCGTCACGGGCTCCCTGCGCCCTTTGACGGCCCGCCCCAAGGGCTGTCCCGCGATCCGTGGTGGATCAGCGTGCGGCGTCGGATGCGGTGCGTCGCCAGGCGGAGGAGCGTCCGCATACTGGATGTACGGGGACGCTCCCACAACGCCGCGAGGCGCCGTAGCTGTCGTCGCACGCCCACCAGGGATCACGGGACAGCCCTCAGGACAGGGGGCGCGGCGGATCAAGGGCGCTCCGGAGAGGGCAAGGTCACAGGCCGCACCTGTCGCGGATTCCGGCCCCTGCCCTAGCATCTGAGCATGACGGTACTGCCCGATGACGGGCTTTCCCTGGCCGCCGAGTTCCCCGACCCCACCCACGAGCAGTGGCAGAGCCTCGTCGAAGGCGTACTGCGCAAATCGGGCAAGGACCTCTCGGGCGCGGCCGCCGAGGAAGCGTTGTCCACCGCGCTGGGGGACGGGCTCACCACCCGGCCCCTCTACACCTCCCGCGACGCCGCGCCCGCCGCCGGTCACCCGGGCTTCGCCCCCTTCGTGCGCGGGGACAGACCCGGGGGAAACGCGACGGGCGGCTGGGACGTGCGCCAGCGCCACACGATGCCCGACCCCGTCCGGCTCAACGAGGCGGTGCTCGCCGACCTGGAGAACGGGGTCACCTCGCTCTGGCTGACCGTGGGCGGCGCGGGCGGGGTGCCGGTCTCCGGGCTCGCACGGGCGCTGGACGGGGTCTATCTCGACCTGGCCCCCGTCGCCCTCGACGCGGGCGGTGACTTCGACGCCGCCGCGCGGGAACTCCTGCGGCTGTACGAGGAGCGGGGGGTGGCCGAGGAGTCGGCGCGCGGCACCCTCGGGGTGGACCCGCTCGGGCACGCGGCCCGTACCGGCGCGGAACCCGGCACGGCGTCCCTTCCGCACTGGGCGGGGCTGTGCGACACCCGGTACCCGGGTCTGCGCGCGCTGACCGTGGACGCGATGCCGTACCACGAGGCGGGCGGTTCGGCCGCCGAGGAGCTGGGCAGCGCGCTGGCGACGGGTGTGGCCTATCTGCGGGAGCTGACCGGGTCGGGCCTGTCCGTCGCGGCCGCGTGCGGCCAGCTGGAGTTCCGGTACGCGGCCACCGCGGACCAGTTCCTGACCATCGCCAAACTGCGGGCGGCGCGGCTGCTGTGGGCGCGGGTCGCCGAGGTGTGCGGGGAGCCCGGCGCGGGAGCGCAGCGTCAGCACGCCGTGACCTCTCCGGTGATGATGACCCGCCGCGACCCGTGGGTGAACATGCTGCGGACGACGCTGGCCTGTCTGGGTGCGGGCGTCGGCGGCGCCG from the Streptomyces sp. AM 4-1-1 genome contains:
- a CDS encoding methylmalonyl-CoA mutase family protein, with translation MTVLPDDGLSLAAEFPDPTHEQWQSLVEGVLRKSGKDLSGAAAEEALSTALGDGLTTRPLYTSRDAAPAAGHPGFAPFVRGDRPGGNATGGWDVRQRHTMPDPVRLNEAVLADLENGVTSLWLTVGGAGGVPVSGLARALDGVYLDLAPVALDAGGDFDAAARELLRLYEERGVAEESARGTLGVDPLGHAARTGAEPGTASLPHWAGLCDTRYPGLRALTVDAMPYHEAGGSAAEELGSALATGVAYLRELTGSGLSVAAACGQLEFRYAATADQFLTIAKLRAARLLWARVAEVCGEPGAGAQRQHAVTSPVMMTRRDPWVNMLRTTLACLGAGVGGAGSVTVLPFDHALGLPDAFARRIARNTSTILLEESHLARVIDPAGGSWYVERLTAELAEASWAFFQEIERAGGQAAALRSGMIGERLAATWAERGRRLARRGEPITGVSEFPNLAERPVERESAPPDPSGGLPKVRRDEAFEALRARSDAHLAATGRRPRVFLAALGPASAHTARASFASNLFRAGGIEPVHDPVSVDASTAADAFAAAGAEIACLCSSDALYAEEAEAVAAALGTAGARRVFLAGRPGEYAGVDAYVFAGCDAVAVLTSVLDRMGVA